The following proteins are co-located in the Manihot esculenta cultivar AM560-2 chromosome 7, M.esculenta_v8, whole genome shotgun sequence genome:
- the LOC110619339 gene encoding uncharacterized protein LOC110619339 isoform X4: MEEDLAREVCNILKYKEQDPNSEIKDVQYIQAQVKIVKCCVKDISVDISFNQLAGLCALCFLEQVDQLIGRDHLLKQSIILIKAWCFYESRILGAHHGLIATYALEILVLYIINIFHASLPGPLAVLYRFLDYYSTFDWENYCVSINGPVAISSLPEIAAESRDNHGNELLISPEFLKNCRETFSIPIKAVENGVHEFAVKHINILDPLKDSNNLGRSVSKGNFHRIKYALAYGAQRLGEILMLPGESMGARLEKFFVNTLDRNGRGERLDTQVPVPAFGTGRSEVSNLTGDYDNDYIGLLQGQWYHNYSMPVSPQISPPSSPSQIQQRSTWDIMSQFLQHKQNAFFQRGKNVYIPRLVPYHPYGLHLYATTSGINEMGKSRGTGTYIPDVSNHPYKDLLSCTRVRNPDSSTHSPVKLSRKAKEVEVEDDPEAEKSKNVRHLDLSLDEFKPHREKGENSSSMNVSLDQFPHLPCLKKSTSSETSQSCQPISNSPQAKECFAALRNINFGTYRHSSSRLSSTSSMATKKVDSGVPSTLEITSSAIPKMGKLKQQESLETDKVQGQTANTNPWLRGKGLWMEDETRNGKKKG, translated from the exons ATGGAAGAGGATTTGGCTAGAGAAGTCTGCAATATACTCAAATATAAAGAGCAGGACCCAAATTCCGAAATAAAGGATGTCCAGTATATTCAAGCACAG GTTAAGATTGTAAAATGCTGCGTGAAGGATATATCAGTTGACATCTCTTTCAATCAATTGGCCGGGCTTTGTGCTCTTTGCTTTCTGGAACAG GTTGATCAACTTATTGGGAGAGATCATCTTCTCAAACAAAGTATTATATTAATCAAGGCCTGGTGCTTTTATGAGAGCCGAATTCTTGGAGCACACCATGGCTTGATTGCAACATATGCTTTAGAAATATTGGTCTTGTATATCATCAATATCTTCCATGCATCTCTACCTGGTCCTTTAGCA GTGCTATATCGATTTTTGGACTACTATAGCACTTTCGATTGGGAAAATTATTGTGTCAGCATTAACGGTCCTGTGGCGATATCATCCCTTCCTGAAATTGCAG CAGAATCACGAGATAATCATGGGAATGAGTTATTGATCAGTCCAGAGTTTCTGAAAAACTGCAGAGAGACATTTTCAATTCCAATAAAAGCTGTTGAGAATGGGGTCCATGAATTTGCTGTTAAGCATATCAACATATTGGATCCTTTAAAAGACAGTAACAACTTAGGGCGTAGTGTCAGCAAAG GAAACTTTCACCGCATAAAATATGCCCTTGCTTATGGGGCTCAAAGACTTGGGGAAATCCTTATGCTGCCAGGAGAAAGCATGGGAGCAAGACTGGAGAAATTTTTTGTAAATACTTTAGATCGCAATGGGAGGGGAGAAAGGCTAGATACACAAGTTCCTGTACCTGCATTTGGCACTGGAAGATCTGAGGTTTCTAATCTCACAGGAGACTATGACAATGACTACATCGGTCTACTGCAAGGACAATGGTATCACAATTATTCAATGCCTGTTTCTCCCCAGATCAGTCCACCATCATCACCTTCTCAAATCCAGCAGAGAAGTACCTGGGACATAATGTCTCAGTTTCTGCAACACAAGCAAAATGCATTTTTTCAAAGAGGGAAAAATGTATATATCCCGAGATTGGTACCCTATCATCCATATGGTTTACACCTATATGCCACTACTTCTGGTATCAATGAAATGGGGAAATCACGAGGAACAGGCACATATATACCTGATGTG AGCAATCATCCTTACAAAGATTTGTTATCATGCACGAGGGTGAGGAATCCAGATTCTTCAACTCACAGTCCTGTAAAATTGTCTCGAAAGGCTAAGGAAGTTGAAGTTGAAGATGATCCAGAGGCAGAGAAGAGCAAGAATGTTCGTCACCTTGATCTTTCATTGGATGAATTCAAACCACACAGAGAAAAGGGTGAGAATAGCAGCTCCATGAATGTTTCACTAGATCAATTCCCTCATTTGCCCTGCCTCAAGAAGTCCACGTCATCAGAAACTAGCCAATCCTGTCAGCCCATCTCAAACTCCCCACAGGCCAAAGAGTGCTTTGCCGCCTTAAGAAATATCAACTTCGGGACTTACAGGCATTCATCATCACGATTGTCATCGACTTCATCAATGGCAACTAAGAAAGTGGATAGTGGAGTTCCATCCACTTTGGAGATAACGTCGTCGGCTATCCCAAAAATGGGAAAGCTGAAGCAACAAGAATCACTGGAGACTGACAAGG TGCAGGGTCAGACAGCAAACACAAACCCTTGGTTGAGGGGAAAAGGGTTGTGGATGGAAGATGAAACCCGCAATGGCAAAAAGAAAGGTTGA
- the LOC110619339 gene encoding uncharacterized protein LOC110619339 isoform X3, which produces MGDLQGSLSSCSSSTTSLDLYPLSIDSELWLMAEQRTQEILWIIQPAMASEQKRKEVIDYIQRLIKGYYATEVFSFGSVPLKTYLPDGDIDLTALVQQNMEEDLAREVCNILKYKEQDPNSEIKDVQYIQAQVKIVKCCVKDISVDISFNQLAGLCALCFLEQVDQLIGRDHLLKQSIILIKAWCFYESRILGAHHGLIATYALEILVLYIINIFHASLPGPLAVLYRFLDYYSTFDWENYCVSINGPVAISSLPEIAAESRDNHGNELLISPEFLKNCRETFSIPIKAVENGVHEFAVKHINILDPLKDSNNLGRSVSKGNFHRIKYALAYGAQRLGEILMLPGESMGARLEKFFVNTLDRNGRGERLDTQVPVPAFGTGRSEVSNLTGDYDNDYIGLLQGQWYHNYSMPVSPQISPPSSPSQIQQRSTWDIMSQFLQHKQNAFFQRGKNVYIPRLVPYHPYGLHLYATTSGINEMGKSRGTGTYIPDVSNHPYKDLLSCTRVRNPDSSTHSPVKLSRKAKEVEVEDDPEAEKSKNVRHLDLSLDEFKPHREKGENSSSMNVSLDQFPHLPCLKKSTSSETSQSCQPISNSPQAKECFAALRNINFGTYRHSSSRLSSTSSMATKKVDSGVPSTLEITSSAIPKMGKLKQQESLETDKGSDSKHKPLVEGKRVVDGR; this is translated from the exons ATGGGAGATCTTCAAGGGAGTTTGTCTTCTTGCTCCTCTTCCACCACTTCACTTGATCTATACCCGTTGTCAATTGATTCTGAACTCTGGTTAATGGCTGAGCAAAGGACCCAAGAGATACTTTGGATTATTCAACCTGCTATGGCTTctgagcagaagaggaaagaggtTATTGATTATATTCAGAGGTTAATTAAGGGTTATTATGCAACTGAG GTCTTTTCATTTGGTTCGGTACCATTGAAAACCTATCTTCCTGACGGAGATATCGATCTAACTGCCCTCGTACAACAAAACATGGAAGAGGATTTGGCTAGAGAAGTCTGCAATATACTCAAATATAAAGAGCAGGACCCAAATTCCGAAATAAAGGATGTCCAGTATATTCAAGCACAG GTTAAGATTGTAAAATGCTGCGTGAAGGATATATCAGTTGACATCTCTTTCAATCAATTGGCCGGGCTTTGTGCTCTTTGCTTTCTGGAACAG GTTGATCAACTTATTGGGAGAGATCATCTTCTCAAACAAAGTATTATATTAATCAAGGCCTGGTGCTTTTATGAGAGCCGAATTCTTGGAGCACACCATGGCTTGATTGCAACATATGCTTTAGAAATATTGGTCTTGTATATCATCAATATCTTCCATGCATCTCTACCTGGTCCTTTAGCA GTGCTATATCGATTTTTGGACTACTATAGCACTTTCGATTGGGAAAATTATTGTGTCAGCATTAACGGTCCTGTGGCGATATCATCCCTTCCTGAAATTGCAG CAGAATCACGAGATAATCATGGGAATGAGTTATTGATCAGTCCAGAGTTTCTGAAAAACTGCAGAGAGACATTTTCAATTCCAATAAAAGCTGTTGAGAATGGGGTCCATGAATTTGCTGTTAAGCATATCAACATATTGGATCCTTTAAAAGACAGTAACAACTTAGGGCGTAGTGTCAGCAAAG GAAACTTTCACCGCATAAAATATGCCCTTGCTTATGGGGCTCAAAGACTTGGGGAAATCCTTATGCTGCCAGGAGAAAGCATGGGAGCAAGACTGGAGAAATTTTTTGTAAATACTTTAGATCGCAATGGGAGGGGAGAAAGGCTAGATACACAAGTTCCTGTACCTGCATTTGGCACTGGAAGATCTGAGGTTTCTAATCTCACAGGAGACTATGACAATGACTACATCGGTCTACTGCAAGGACAATGGTATCACAATTATTCAATGCCTGTTTCTCCCCAGATCAGTCCACCATCATCACCTTCTCAAATCCAGCAGAGAAGTACCTGGGACATAATGTCTCAGTTTCTGCAACACAAGCAAAATGCATTTTTTCAAAGAGGGAAAAATGTATATATCCCGAGATTGGTACCCTATCATCCATATGGTTTACACCTATATGCCACTACTTCTGGTATCAATGAAATGGGGAAATCACGAGGAACAGGCACATATATACCTGATGTG AGCAATCATCCTTACAAAGATTTGTTATCATGCACGAGGGTGAGGAATCCAGATTCTTCAACTCACAGTCCTGTAAAATTGTCTCGAAAGGCTAAGGAAGTTGAAGTTGAAGATGATCCAGAGGCAGAGAAGAGCAAGAATGTTCGTCACCTTGATCTTTCATTGGATGAATTCAAACCACACAGAGAAAAGGGTGAGAATAGCAGCTCCATGAATGTTTCACTAGATCAATTCCCTCATTTGCCCTGCCTCAAGAAGTCCACGTCATCAGAAACTAGCCAATCCTGTCAGCCCATCTCAAACTCCCCACAGGCCAAAGAGTGCTTTGCCGCCTTAAGAAATATCAACTTCGGGACTTACAGGCATTCATCATCACGATTGTCATCGACTTCATCAATGGCAACTAAGAAAGTGGATAGTGGAGTTCCATCCACTTTGGAGATAACGTCGTCGGCTATCCCAAAAATGGGAAAGCTGAAGCAACAAGAATCACTGGAGACTGACAAGG GGTCAGACAGCAAACACAAACCCTTGGTTGAGGGGAAAAGGGTTGTGGATGGAAGATGA
- the LOC110619339 gene encoding uncharacterized protein LOC110619339 isoform X2 produces MGDLQGSLSSCSSSTTSLDLYPLSIDSELWLMAEQRTQEILWIIQPAMASEQKRKEVIDYIQRLIKGYYATEVFSFGSVPLKTYLPDGDIDLTALVQQNMEEDLAREVCNILKYKEQDPNSEIKDVQYIQAQVKIVKCCVKDISVDISFNQLAGLCALCFLEQVDQLIGRDHLLKQSIILIKAWCFYESRILGAHHGLIATYALEILVLYIINIFHASLPGPLAVLYRFLDYYSTFDWENYCVSINGPVAISSLPEIAESRDNHGNELLISPEFLKNCRETFSIPIKAVENGVHEFAVKHINILDPLKDSNNLGRSVSKGNFHRIKYALAYGAQRLGEILMLPGESMGARLEKFFVNTLDRNGRGERLDTQVPVPAFGTGRSEVSNLTGDYDNDYIGLLQGQWYHNYSMPVSPQISPPSSPSQIQQRSTWDIMSQFLQHKQNAFFQRGKNVYIPRLVPYHPYGLHLYATTSGINEMGKSRGTGTYIPDVSNHPYKDLLSCTRVRNPDSSTHSPVKLSRKAKEVEVEDDPEAEKSKNVRHLDLSLDEFKPHREKGENSSSMNVSLDQFPHLPCLKKSTSSETSQSCQPISNSPQAKECFAALRNINFGTYRHSSSRLSSTSSMATKKVDSGVPSTLEITSSAIPKMGKLKQQESLETDKVQGQTANTNPWLRGKGLWMEDETRNGKKKG; encoded by the exons ATGGGAGATCTTCAAGGGAGTTTGTCTTCTTGCTCCTCTTCCACCACTTCACTTGATCTATACCCGTTGTCAATTGATTCTGAACTCTGGTTAATGGCTGAGCAAAGGACCCAAGAGATACTTTGGATTATTCAACCTGCTATGGCTTctgagcagaagaggaaagaggtTATTGATTATATTCAGAGGTTAATTAAGGGTTATTATGCAACTGAG GTCTTTTCATTTGGTTCGGTACCATTGAAAACCTATCTTCCTGACGGAGATATCGATCTAACTGCCCTCGTACAACAAAACATGGAAGAGGATTTGGCTAGAGAAGTCTGCAATATACTCAAATATAAAGAGCAGGACCCAAATTCCGAAATAAAGGATGTCCAGTATATTCAAGCACAG GTTAAGATTGTAAAATGCTGCGTGAAGGATATATCAGTTGACATCTCTTTCAATCAATTGGCCGGGCTTTGTGCTCTTTGCTTTCTGGAACAG GTTGATCAACTTATTGGGAGAGATCATCTTCTCAAACAAAGTATTATATTAATCAAGGCCTGGTGCTTTTATGAGAGCCGAATTCTTGGAGCACACCATGGCTTGATTGCAACATATGCTTTAGAAATATTGGTCTTGTATATCATCAATATCTTCCATGCATCTCTACCTGGTCCTTTAGCA GTGCTATATCGATTTTTGGACTACTATAGCACTTTCGATTGGGAAAATTATTGTGTCAGCATTAACGGTCCTGTGGCGATATCATCCCTTCCTGAAATTGCAG AATCACGAGATAATCATGGGAATGAGTTATTGATCAGTCCAGAGTTTCTGAAAAACTGCAGAGAGACATTTTCAATTCCAATAAAAGCTGTTGAGAATGGGGTCCATGAATTTGCTGTTAAGCATATCAACATATTGGATCCTTTAAAAGACAGTAACAACTTAGGGCGTAGTGTCAGCAAAG GAAACTTTCACCGCATAAAATATGCCCTTGCTTATGGGGCTCAAAGACTTGGGGAAATCCTTATGCTGCCAGGAGAAAGCATGGGAGCAAGACTGGAGAAATTTTTTGTAAATACTTTAGATCGCAATGGGAGGGGAGAAAGGCTAGATACACAAGTTCCTGTACCTGCATTTGGCACTGGAAGATCTGAGGTTTCTAATCTCACAGGAGACTATGACAATGACTACATCGGTCTACTGCAAGGACAATGGTATCACAATTATTCAATGCCTGTTTCTCCCCAGATCAGTCCACCATCATCACCTTCTCAAATCCAGCAGAGAAGTACCTGGGACATAATGTCTCAGTTTCTGCAACACAAGCAAAATGCATTTTTTCAAAGAGGGAAAAATGTATATATCCCGAGATTGGTACCCTATCATCCATATGGTTTACACCTATATGCCACTACTTCTGGTATCAATGAAATGGGGAAATCACGAGGAACAGGCACATATATACCTGATGTG AGCAATCATCCTTACAAAGATTTGTTATCATGCACGAGGGTGAGGAATCCAGATTCTTCAACTCACAGTCCTGTAAAATTGTCTCGAAAGGCTAAGGAAGTTGAAGTTGAAGATGATCCAGAGGCAGAGAAGAGCAAGAATGTTCGTCACCTTGATCTTTCATTGGATGAATTCAAACCACACAGAGAAAAGGGTGAGAATAGCAGCTCCATGAATGTTTCACTAGATCAATTCCCTCATTTGCCCTGCCTCAAGAAGTCCACGTCATCAGAAACTAGCCAATCCTGTCAGCCCATCTCAAACTCCCCACAGGCCAAAGAGTGCTTTGCCGCCTTAAGAAATATCAACTTCGGGACTTACAGGCATTCATCATCACGATTGTCATCGACTTCATCAATGGCAACTAAGAAAGTGGATAGTGGAGTTCCATCCACTTTGGAGATAACGTCGTCGGCTATCCCAAAAATGGGAAAGCTGAAGCAACAAGAATCACTGGAGACTGACAAGG TGCAGGGTCAGACAGCAAACACAAACCCTTGGTTGAGGGGAAAAGGGTTGTGGATGGAAGATGAAACCCGCAATGGCAAAAAGAAAGGTTGA
- the LOC110619339 gene encoding uncharacterized protein LOC110619339 isoform X1, with amino-acid sequence MGDLQGSLSSCSSSTTSLDLYPLSIDSELWLMAEQRTQEILWIIQPAMASEQKRKEVIDYIQRLIKGYYATEVFSFGSVPLKTYLPDGDIDLTALVQQNMEEDLAREVCNILKYKEQDPNSEIKDVQYIQAQVKIVKCCVKDISVDISFNQLAGLCALCFLEQVDQLIGRDHLLKQSIILIKAWCFYESRILGAHHGLIATYALEILVLYIINIFHASLPGPLAVLYRFLDYYSTFDWENYCVSINGPVAISSLPEIAAESRDNHGNELLISPEFLKNCRETFSIPIKAVENGVHEFAVKHINILDPLKDSNNLGRSVSKGNFHRIKYALAYGAQRLGEILMLPGESMGARLEKFFVNTLDRNGRGERLDTQVPVPAFGTGRSEVSNLTGDYDNDYIGLLQGQWYHNYSMPVSPQISPPSSPSQIQQRSTWDIMSQFLQHKQNAFFQRGKNVYIPRLVPYHPYGLHLYATTSGINEMGKSRGTGTYIPDVSNHPYKDLLSCTRVRNPDSSTHSPVKLSRKAKEVEVEDDPEAEKSKNVRHLDLSLDEFKPHREKGENSSSMNVSLDQFPHLPCLKKSTSSETSQSCQPISNSPQAKECFAALRNINFGTYRHSSSRLSSTSSMATKKVDSGVPSTLEITSSAIPKMGKLKQQESLETDKVQGQTANTNPWLRGKGLWMEDETRNGKKKG; translated from the exons ATGGGAGATCTTCAAGGGAGTTTGTCTTCTTGCTCCTCTTCCACCACTTCACTTGATCTATACCCGTTGTCAATTGATTCTGAACTCTGGTTAATGGCTGAGCAAAGGACCCAAGAGATACTTTGGATTATTCAACCTGCTATGGCTTctgagcagaagaggaaagaggtTATTGATTATATTCAGAGGTTAATTAAGGGTTATTATGCAACTGAG GTCTTTTCATTTGGTTCGGTACCATTGAAAACCTATCTTCCTGACGGAGATATCGATCTAACTGCCCTCGTACAACAAAACATGGAAGAGGATTTGGCTAGAGAAGTCTGCAATATACTCAAATATAAAGAGCAGGACCCAAATTCCGAAATAAAGGATGTCCAGTATATTCAAGCACAG GTTAAGATTGTAAAATGCTGCGTGAAGGATATATCAGTTGACATCTCTTTCAATCAATTGGCCGGGCTTTGTGCTCTTTGCTTTCTGGAACAG GTTGATCAACTTATTGGGAGAGATCATCTTCTCAAACAAAGTATTATATTAATCAAGGCCTGGTGCTTTTATGAGAGCCGAATTCTTGGAGCACACCATGGCTTGATTGCAACATATGCTTTAGAAATATTGGTCTTGTATATCATCAATATCTTCCATGCATCTCTACCTGGTCCTTTAGCA GTGCTATATCGATTTTTGGACTACTATAGCACTTTCGATTGGGAAAATTATTGTGTCAGCATTAACGGTCCTGTGGCGATATCATCCCTTCCTGAAATTGCAG CAGAATCACGAGATAATCATGGGAATGAGTTATTGATCAGTCCAGAGTTTCTGAAAAACTGCAGAGAGACATTTTCAATTCCAATAAAAGCTGTTGAGAATGGGGTCCATGAATTTGCTGTTAAGCATATCAACATATTGGATCCTTTAAAAGACAGTAACAACTTAGGGCGTAGTGTCAGCAAAG GAAACTTTCACCGCATAAAATATGCCCTTGCTTATGGGGCTCAAAGACTTGGGGAAATCCTTATGCTGCCAGGAGAAAGCATGGGAGCAAGACTGGAGAAATTTTTTGTAAATACTTTAGATCGCAATGGGAGGGGAGAAAGGCTAGATACACAAGTTCCTGTACCTGCATTTGGCACTGGAAGATCTGAGGTTTCTAATCTCACAGGAGACTATGACAATGACTACATCGGTCTACTGCAAGGACAATGGTATCACAATTATTCAATGCCTGTTTCTCCCCAGATCAGTCCACCATCATCACCTTCTCAAATCCAGCAGAGAAGTACCTGGGACATAATGTCTCAGTTTCTGCAACACAAGCAAAATGCATTTTTTCAAAGAGGGAAAAATGTATATATCCCGAGATTGGTACCCTATCATCCATATGGTTTACACCTATATGCCACTACTTCTGGTATCAATGAAATGGGGAAATCACGAGGAACAGGCACATATATACCTGATGTG AGCAATCATCCTTACAAAGATTTGTTATCATGCACGAGGGTGAGGAATCCAGATTCTTCAACTCACAGTCCTGTAAAATTGTCTCGAAAGGCTAAGGAAGTTGAAGTTGAAGATGATCCAGAGGCAGAGAAGAGCAAGAATGTTCGTCACCTTGATCTTTCATTGGATGAATTCAAACCACACAGAGAAAAGGGTGAGAATAGCAGCTCCATGAATGTTTCACTAGATCAATTCCCTCATTTGCCCTGCCTCAAGAAGTCCACGTCATCAGAAACTAGCCAATCCTGTCAGCCCATCTCAAACTCCCCACAGGCCAAAGAGTGCTTTGCCGCCTTAAGAAATATCAACTTCGGGACTTACAGGCATTCATCATCACGATTGTCATCGACTTCATCAATGGCAACTAAGAAAGTGGATAGTGGAGTTCCATCCACTTTGGAGATAACGTCGTCGGCTATCCCAAAAATGGGAAAGCTGAAGCAACAAGAATCACTGGAGACTGACAAGG TGCAGGGTCAGACAGCAAACACAAACCCTTGGTTGAGGGGAAAAGGGTTGTGGATGGAAGATGAAACCCGCAATGGCAAAAAGAAAGGTTGA